Proteins encoded in a region of the Streptomyces sp. NBC_00513 genome:
- a CDS encoding TIGR03936 family radical SAM-associated protein, which produces MQRIRLRYTKRGRLRFTSHRDFQRAFERALRRSEVPMAYSAGFTPHPRVSYANAAPTGTGSEAEYLEIALAAPRDPDKLRILLDESMPVGLDIVDAVEARTSGLAERLTASVWELRLDGVEPADAERAVAAFLAAEAVEVQRRTKNGMRTFDTRGAVVSLEAHPAPADRPLDNACAILRLVVRHLTPAVRPDDVLSGLRAVADLAPPVPAAVTRLAQGLFDEESGTVTDPLAPDREAVTAAPPTAAVAADAKAPEGPAA; this is translated from the coding sequence GTGCAGCGCATCCGACTGCGCTACACCAAGCGCGGCCGCCTCCGGTTCACCAGCCACCGAGACTTCCAGCGTGCCTTCGAGCGGGCCCTGCGCCGCTCCGAGGTGCCCATGGCGTACTCGGCAGGCTTCACCCCCCACCCCCGGGTCTCCTACGCGAACGCCGCACCCACCGGCACCGGCAGCGAGGCCGAGTACCTGGAGATCGCCCTCGCGGCACCCCGCGACCCCGACAAACTCCGGATCCTGCTCGACGAATCGATGCCGGTCGGCCTCGACATCGTCGACGCGGTGGAGGCCAGGACGTCCGGGCTCGCCGAGCGACTGACCGCCTCCGTGTGGGAGCTGCGCCTGGACGGCGTCGAGCCCGCGGACGCCGAGCGGGCCGTGGCCGCGTTCCTCGCGGCCGAGGCCGTCGAGGTCCAGCGCCGCACCAAGAACGGCATGCGGACCTTCGACACGCGCGGCGCCGTGGTCAGTCTCGAAGCACATCCGGCCCCGGCTGATAGGCCTCTGGACAATGCTTGTGCGATACTGCGGCTGGTTGTTCGGCATTTGACACCTGCCGTACGACCCGACGACGTCCTGTCCGGTCTCCGAGCTGTGGCCGACCTGGCGCCGCCGGTCCCCGCAGCGGTGACCAGGCTGGCGCAGGGGCTCTTCGACGAGGAGTCCGGCACGGTGACCGACCCGCTCGCGCCCGACCGCGAGGCTGTCACGGCCGCCCCACCCACGGCCGCCGTAGCCGCCGACGCGAAGGCGCCGGAAGGTCCCGCCGCGTAA